From Pedobacter indicus, a single genomic window includes:
- a CDS encoding HlyD family secretion protein produces MNKPKAIIFAAAILVWTACTNNNNTSFDASGSFEADETIISAEATGLIKRLDIEEGQSLKAGQVVGYIDSVQLDLKKKQLEAQLTAILGRKPDISVQLSALQEQLRTAEKERERIGNLVKGDAATPKQLDDINAQIVVLEKQIDAQKSSLSISSEGLSKDARTLMVQIEQLEDQLRKCKITNPQDGTILTQYAEVNEMTATGKPLYKIADLSSIFLRAYISGNQLPKLKLNQNVTVLTDDGDGGFKETEGSVVWINDKAEFTPKTIQTKEERANRVYAIKVMVKNDGSYKIGMYGEVKF; encoded by the coding sequence ATGAACAAGCCTAAAGCAATTATATTTGCAGCTGCAATCCTCGTATGGACAGCCTGCACCAATAATAACAACACTTCTTTTGATGCCTCTGGATCTTTTGAAGCTGACGAAACCATTATCTCTGCTGAAGCAACCGGGCTCATCAAGCGTCTGGATATTGAAGAAGGGCAGAGTCTAAAAGCAGGGCAGGTAGTCGGTTATATCGATAGCGTACAACTCGATTTAAAGAAGAAACAGCTAGAAGCTCAACTTACAGCCATATTGGGACGAAAACCTGATATTTCGGTTCAGCTGTCTGCTTTGCAAGAGCAACTCCGGACAGCAGAAAAAGAGAGGGAACGTATAGGAAATTTGGTGAAAGGAGACGCCGCAACGCCTAAACAACTGGATGACATCAATGCACAGATTGTTGTTTTAGAGAAACAAATCGACGCTCAAAAATCATCTTTAAGCATTTCGAGCGAAGGACTTAGCAAAGATGCCAGAACGTTAATGGTTCAGATTGAGCAATTGGAAGATCAACTAAGGAAATGTAAGATTACCAATCCTCAAGATGGAACAATATTGACTCAATATGCTGAAGTCAATGAGATGACAGCCACTGGCAAACCCCTTTATAAGATCGCTGACCTATCTTCCATTTTCCTTCGTGCTTATATTTCGGGAAACCAATTACCCAAACTGAAGCTGAATCAAAACGTAACGGTGTTAACTGATGATGGCGACGGTGGTTTTAAAGAAACCGAAGGTTCGGTTGTATGGATTAATGACAAAGCGGAATTTACCCCTAAAACCATTCAGACCAAAGAGGAGAGGGCTAATAGGGTATATGCGATCAAAGTGATGGTAAAAAACGACGGCTCTTATAAGATTGGGATGTATGGCGAAGTGAAATTTTAA
- a CDS encoding TolC family protein encodes MISIMNVPKTNWLIGVLFLFSHLAAAQTGTKLRLETCHSLAKTNYPLMKSYSLIENTRQQSMSNTKKGTLPQINFAGQATYQSEVTQIPISLPDMDIPMMSKDQYSLTGEISQSITELFTVKDQTDYVNINAETNANKTDVELYKLRDRINKLFFGILLVDEQIKQTELLENDIQRGIDQTTVAISNGVALKSAADNLEAELLKASQRSIELKATRKGYADMLSTFIGKTIDENTTLEKPLPPMFSDTIIRPEIKWFDSQERSFDIQRKLIEAKKLPRLSLFFKGGYGRPGLNMLHDDFQGYYIGGARLSWSLSAFYTHKNDKKILENNQDMVDIQREVFLYNTRLELIQQDAEINKIEELIETDKRIIQHREKVKNTTRNQLKYGAATSNDYLTALTAEDQAKLSLIIHEIDLLMKKYDVQTTTGV; translated from the coding sequence ATGATTAGCATTATGAACGTCCCGAAAACAAATTGGCTGATTGGTGTACTTTTTCTTTTTAGCCACCTAGCTGCCGCTCAGACAGGAACTAAATTAAGACTTGAAACCTGTCATTCACTGGCCAAAACAAATTATCCACTGATGAAGAGCTATTCTCTGATAGAAAACACAAGACAGCAATCTATGTCAAATACGAAAAAGGGCACCTTGCCTCAGATTAACTTTGCCGGACAGGCTACTTACCAATCGGAAGTTACACAGATTCCGATCTCCTTACCTGACATGGATATCCCAATGATGAGCAAAGATCAATATAGCTTGACGGGTGAAATTTCGCAGTCCATCACAGAACTGTTTACAGTAAAAGATCAGACAGATTATGTAAATATCAATGCAGAGACGAATGCAAATAAAACAGACGTAGAGCTATATAAACTTCGTGATCGAATCAACAAACTTTTCTTCGGAATACTTCTGGTTGATGAACAGATCAAACAAACTGAATTATTGGAGAATGATATTCAACGAGGTATCGATCAGACGACTGTGGCTATTTCTAACGGGGTTGCACTAAAAAGTGCTGCTGATAACCTGGAAGCTGAGCTCCTGAAAGCTAGCCAAAGGAGCATTGAACTGAAGGCTACAAGAAAGGGGTATGCAGATATGCTGTCGACGTTCATCGGTAAAACGATAGATGAGAATACAACGCTCGAAAAACCTCTTCCACCCATGTTTTCCGATACCATCATTCGACCTGAAATCAAGTGGTTTGATTCGCAGGAAAGATCCTTCGATATTCAACGTAAATTGATTGAGGCAAAAAAACTACCCAGGCTTAGCCTGTTTTTTAAGGGTGGATATGGTCGACCGGGTCTCAACATGCTGCATGATGACTTTCAAGGTTATTACATTGGTGGTGCACGTTTGAGTTGGAGCCTGTCAGCATTCTATACGCATAAAAATGACAAGAAGATCTTGGAAAATAACCAAGATATGGTCGACATTCAACGAGAAGTCTTTTTATACAACACCAGGCTTGAGCTGATTCAGCAAGATGCTGAAATAAATAAAATTGAAGAATTGATCGAAACAGATAAACGTATTATCCAGCATCGTGAAAAAGTAAAAAATACCACAAGAAATCAACTAAAATATGGTGCCGCGACGTCAAATGATTACCTCACAGCCCTAACTGCAGAGGACCAGGCAAAGCTAAGCTTGATTATCCATGAGATTGACCTGTTAATGAAAAAATATGACGTGCAAACCACGACTGGAGTCTAG
- a CDS encoding TetR/AcrR family transcriptional regulator, with translation MAGKKESKGTDTSTEDKIKAAARIVFHKKGYAATRTRDIAEEAGINLALLNYYFRSKEKLFNIIMTETLTGFVQNMAVVLNEEKTTLKEKVEQIASGYIDTIIAEPEVPGFIVSEIRNNPNDLLKKLPIKELVNKSVFVTQYKEAIAQGKVSESKPLHFLMNLIGLVVFPFIAKPLLMGIGNMEDPQFNKLMQERKKLIPIWISGMVKV, from the coding sequence ATGGCAGGCAAAAAAGAATCAAAAGGAACTGATACCAGCACAGAAGATAAAATCAAAGCAGCGGCGAGGATTGTTTTTCATAAAAAGGGTTATGCTGCCACGCGTACACGTGATATCGCCGAAGAAGCAGGTATCAACCTTGCCTTGCTTAATTATTATTTTAGGAGCAAAGAGAAGCTGTTCAATATCATCATGACGGAAACCTTGACTGGTTTCGTTCAAAATATGGCGGTTGTGCTCAATGAAGAAAAGACGACCCTAAAAGAAAAGGTAGAACAGATCGCATCGGGCTATATTGACACCATTATAGCTGAGCCGGAGGTGCCTGGCTTTATCGTCAGCGAGATTAGGAACAACCCAAATGATTTGTTGAAAAAACTGCCAATCAAAGAGCTTGTGAATAAGTCAGTGTTTGTAACCCAATACAAAGAAGCAATTGCTCAGGGGAAAGTCTCCGAATCAAAACCATTGCACTTTCTAATGAATTTGATTGGTTTGGTTGTCTTTCCCTTTATCGCCAAACCTCTATTAATGGGCATCGGAAACATGGAAGATCCACAGTTTAATAAGTTAATGCAAGAGCGCAAGAAGTTGATTCCGATCTGGATCAGCGGAATGGTAAAAGTATAA
- a CDS encoding ABC transporter ATP-binding protein, with protein MRDIILNNISKSYNKGEIKALRDVSFEVEQGELFGLIGPDGAGKTSLFRILTTLILPDTGTAHVNGLNTVKDYKEIRKKVGYMPGKFSLYQDLSVEENLNFFATVFNTTVEQNYDLIKDIYEQLKPFKDRRAGKLSGGMKQKLALCCALIHRPTILFLDEPTTGVDVVSRKEFWDMLKSLKQQGITILVSTPYMDEAALCERIALIAGGRIMSIDTPDGIVAEFPGNLYAVKAASMGKLLNALRESKHVKSCYAFGEYHHITLQKTHRLSEKEVIEDMTQGLQRAGHENVEVIKITPSIEDCFIKLMN; from the coding sequence ATGAGAGACATTATTCTAAACAATATTTCAAAAAGTTATAATAAAGGTGAAATAAAAGCCTTGAGGGATGTTTCTTTTGAAGTAGAACAAGGTGAACTCTTTGGACTCATCGGTCCGGATGGAGCTGGCAAAACGAGTTTATTTCGCATATTGACCACGCTGATATTACCCGATACGGGAACAGCGCATGTCAACGGTCTAAACACTGTGAAGGATTATAAAGAGATCCGAAAAAAGGTAGGCTATATGCCGGGTAAGTTTTCGCTATATCAAGATCTTTCTGTGGAAGAGAACCTGAATTTCTTTGCAACTGTTTTTAACACAACGGTTGAACAGAATTACGATCTGATTAAAGATATTTACGAGCAATTGAAACCTTTTAAAGATCGTCGCGCGGGAAAACTTTCGGGAGGGATGAAACAGAAGTTAGCATTGTGTTGTGCTCTGATCCATCGTCCGACGATCTTGTTTTTAGATGAACCTACGACCGGTGTTGATGTGGTTTCCCGGAAAGAATTTTGGGATATGCTCAAGAGCTTAAAACAGCAGGGTATCACCATTCTTGTTTCAACACCCTATATGGACGAAGCTGCACTGTGTGAGCGGATTGCCTTGATCGCAGGGGGTAGGATCATGTCCATAGACACGCCAGATGGAATCGTTGCTGAGTTTCCCGGAAACCTGTATGCCGTAAAGGCTGCGTCAATGGGTAAGTTACTTAATGCGCTCCGAGAGAGTAAGCATGTGAAAAGTTGCTATGCTTTCGGTGAGTATCACCATATAACGCTGCAAAAAACGCACAGACTTTCTGAAAAAGAAGTCATTGAAGATATGACGCAAGGTTTGCAGAGAGCTGGCCATGAAAATGTAGAAGTAATAAAAATTACGCCCAGTATTGAAGATTGCTTCATAAAACTAATGAACTAA